From the genome of Bacteroides sp. MSB163, one region includes:
- a CDS encoding FG-GAP-like repeat-containing protein yields the protein MKHCESELSDTYLSLLDASGKLIDYNDDADFSIGCGGGAGEAYLSKILDAGTYYVVAEGYEENGVITTQITGMFLSSEGDSQQNAIDAGTYNKSFDYSDIQNMNLFSNQYAAGEQEDVFYKFTLTRKMIVTITHCGSMVYETCAYLLNAAGGVIASNDYYSDDGHCSSSSHAFIQRTLEPGTYYIVSEGYDTAELITTNITGYASEDFDYPDIPITYSAEQEAVGSLGGTFDVSATGAATYSIPIKIPQGVGGMQPTLAIIYNSQAGNGMLGWGCNLSGMSVITRGPKDMYHDGTAKALTFSADEAYYLDGKRLIYSSGTIGQEGAVYYLESDPFTKVIVHGTYTASTANTWFEVQSSTGQICYYGNTTGARQSYTAGNSPRIYAWYLDYVEDPLGNYMNYTYNKWSYCMYPNTIMYGNNKNGSTGLQNTVTFSYETRSNDPQLFVIEGVKGTMDRRLKTITSKTGNSVYRVYDLQYNTTGDASGTKYSRLTSVTERNGAGDVMQPVKLNWSYLPSLYSIPVSPQVNAASVYPAVAFSEQQFIAGDFNGDGLTDMMGISPVKIPTGTNSWTYDTYAYIYWASLDSSGNVRFVDGTNYRLGASFQLSDMQEYKAGSSVIDFDGDGLNEFVVPHVSINDHWKQIAFYVYGNTVQGAFGYNLQHSSEMPAYATGDFNNDGKGDIVFIEKGHSGNKYPGEIIGHNSGTSLYRTAFSLTLPSNPDKVFVSDLNGNGLEDMMIIYNGGYTIFWNQGNGITGTTFSDAKKTTGTNVSKVWMIRSGDFNGDGLMDILMNSTGESSWYFALNNGNGTFTKSQACTLGLYDQSFTSKDDSRFDCLIYDFDLDGKSDVVITKAMYDKKSAIFQGSWGEFNKTYTYWMHSTGSALTIVRSATSNRDEDALSSRYLVGDFNGDGQMELMNYGYNCYNSSNSNRDPVWRLYPNSSYNTDKGKVTSVTGGYGSVTNITYASLVNGGIYTKGTGSSYPVADYTLPLHVVKKVNSDNGAAGRTMTTNYRYSGLKMHLQGKGLLGMSSMIAENMTLGTVSESGVKAWNTSFYIPSATYTKNTIDGSTAETNSTLVIVDKGSRKYFAYPSSTTEKDLDGNMVTTTRQFNTTYGYMTQEKADYGNNMYRTVQYGDYILAGKTYQPQLITKVQKHTDDSSTFTQKTEITYNTSKGYKTKTVENYGSSLPFTTEFTYDTWGNVKTEKISGSGVSALTSNYDYDATKRFIAKTSTNPSSSIIAYTYDTWGNVLTETDESDTSNKLTTRHTFDGWGNRLSTLFPDGTKRSYLSGWNVNSSKRFFTLAQATGEPWVKTWYDNQGREVLVETIGPKSMSIKEATTYNNKGLVTQKKTETGNLTTTENYTYDARGRVLTQTSSAGRSVSYAYGNRTVSSTTNGKTYTQVYDPWGGVKSVTDPVSSIAYTYKSLGKPQKIVTGGATFTMTYYDTGKQKTLTDPNAGTITYTYDAAGRLKTQVDGKGKTTTNTYDVLGRMTSSVADGVTTTYTYGTSGNNLLRLTKEQTGNNYTTYTYDNYGRTRTETRQIEGTGALAFTYSYNSQGQLSNIAYPGSLTVSRNYDAYGNLRQVLAGTQNIWELTGTTGTVTTTKLGGTLISTETRNSQGLLSNLKTMKGTTSLHNMNYVFDGATGNLTSRTGMIGQTETFTYDSADRLTVVKQGSSTVMNMGYHANGNIVSKTGLGSYSYDKPHAVSTVDNTGGLISENNQTIAYTAFDKVSSISETVGSNNYLLNITYGPDRQRWKSTLKTNNAVARTTVYAGDYEMVTEGGVTKQLYYLGGNNGLVAVYVKQSGQPDKIYYAHKDHLGSVVKLTDNAGTEVFKASYDVWGRRTVANNTFKFHRGYTGHEHLDEFKLIDMNGRMYDPLLARFLSPDPFVQMPDFSQNFNRYTYCLNNPLIYTDPDGEFWHLFIGAVIGGAINWVANGADLSWEGLSYFATGAVSGALTAAFPGAAIGITAGTGAANSAIGQGFNNGWKNINLQQVAFDGIMAGTMAYVGGEIAGRFVGPIEKLTQNIKSPMLQNLITHEVSGLPFGTLMGGVMAEVDDDPNTSFLDGMWSGAKMSFMTSGLSAVGAAANYSLDHKVDIWTGISDQSKQIQQTAAQLGLRSAQQSVKQDIVDMYYEQMKNGTFSDKSGAAGFYHEGVRTITDGNHRMNAAIRYYLSTGNDKFVNSLLNNGNFTINNPKNYGYRSYSFPIAR from the coding sequence ATGAAGCATTGCGAATCAGAGCTTTCTGATACCTATTTGAGCCTTTTGGATGCTTCCGGAAAATTAATTGACTATAACGATGATGCTGACTTTTCCATAGGCTGTGGCGGTGGTGCTGGAGAGGCTTATTTATCAAAGATACTGGATGCCGGCACATACTACGTCGTGGCAGAAGGATATGAAGAGAACGGAGTTATTACTACTCAAATAACTGGGATGTTTTTATCTTCAGAAGGGGATAGTCAGCAGAATGCTATTGACGCCGGTACTTACAACAAGAGTTTTGACTATTCTGATATACAGAATATGAATCTTTTTTCTAATCAGTATGCAGCCGGAGAACAAGAGGATGTTTTTTATAAGTTCACATTAACCCGTAAAATGATTGTAACAATAACTCATTGCGGATCAATGGTCTATGAAACTTGCGCCTATCTGTTGAATGCCGCGGGAGGTGTCATTGCTTCCAATGATTATTATTCAGATGATGGTCACTGTTCTTCATCCTCTCATGCTTTTATACAGAGAACCTTAGAACCGGGCACCTATTATATAGTATCGGAAGGATATGATACAGCGGAACTTATTACTACCAATATTACCGGATATGCCTCGGAAGACTTTGATTATCCGGACATTCCCATCACATATAGTGCGGAACAGGAAGCCGTTGGCTCTCTTGGTGGAACTTTTGATGTATCGGCTACCGGAGCAGCTACGTATTCAATTCCTATTAAAATTCCGCAAGGTGTAGGAGGTATGCAACCTACGCTTGCTATCATTTATAATAGTCAGGCAGGAAATGGAATGTTGGGTTGGGGATGTAATTTGTCGGGAATGTCAGTTATAACTCGCGGTCCGAAGGATATGTATCATGACGGTACAGCCAAGGCATTGACTTTTTCCGCCGATGAGGCTTATTATCTGGACGGTAAACGCTTGATTTATTCTTCTGGCACTATAGGGCAAGAGGGAGCCGTATATTATTTGGAATCCGATCCTTTTACTAAAGTGATTGTTCATGGCACATACACTGCTTCTACAGCTAATACATGGTTTGAAGTGCAATCTTCTACCGGGCAGATATGCTATTATGGAAATACAACCGGTGCTCGACAAAGCTACACAGCTGGTAATTCTCCCAGAATCTATGCATGGTATCTGGATTACGTGGAAGATCCGTTGGGTAATTACATGAATTATACCTATAATAAGTGGAGTTACTGCATGTATCCCAACACTATAATGTATGGAAATAATAAGAATGGGAGTACCGGTTTACAGAATACGGTTACTTTCAGTTATGAAACTCGCTCCAATGATCCACAGCTATTTGTTATTGAAGGCGTAAAAGGAACCATGGATCGTAGGCTGAAAACCATTACAAGCAAAACGGGAAATTCGGTTTACCGTGTTTATGACTTGCAATACAATACCACCGGTGATGCTTCCGGTACTAAATATTCACGTCTGACAAGTGTTACGGAGAGGAATGGTGCCGGCGATGTTATGCAACCGGTTAAGCTAAATTGGTCTTATTTGCCTTCCCTATATAGTATTCCTGTTTCTCCTCAAGTGAATGCTGCTTCTGTTTATCCGGCTGTCGCATTTTCTGAACAGCAATTTATTGCTGGTGATTTCAATGGAGATGGTTTGACGGATATGATGGGAATCTCTCCTGTAAAGATACCGACAGGTACGAATTCTTGGACCTATGATACTTACGCTTATATATATTGGGCCTCATTGGATTCTTCCGGAAATGTCCGATTTGTTGACGGAACGAATTATCGTCTTGGAGCAAGTTTTCAATTGTCTGACATGCAAGAATACAAAGCGGGATCGTCCGTCATCGATTTTGATGGAGACGGTCTGAATGAATTTGTAGTACCACATGTAAGCATCAATGATCATTGGAAGCAAATAGCTTTTTATGTTTATGGAAACACGGTTCAGGGGGCTTTCGGATACAACTTGCAGCACAGTAGTGAAATGCCCGCCTATGCTACCGGTGATTTTAATAATGACGGAAAAGGAGATATCGTTTTCATAGAAAAGGGACACAGTGGCAACAAGTATCCGGGCGAGATTATTGGACATAATTCCGGAACATCTTTATACCGCACGGCATTTAGCCTTACCTTGCCTTCTAATCCCGATAAGGTATTCGTATCTGACCTTAACGGTAACGGGCTGGAAGATATGATGATAATTTATAATGGAGGCTATACCATTTTTTGGAATCAGGGTAATGGAATTACGGGAACTACTTTTTCGGATGCCAAGAAGACTACAGGAACCAATGTCTCTAAGGTGTGGATGATTCGTTCCGGTGATTTTAATGGTGATGGCTTAATGGATATACTAATGAACAGTACCGGTGAAAGTAGTTGGTATTTTGCCTTGAATAATGGCAATGGAACTTTTACTAAGTCGCAGGCATGCACATTAGGGCTTTACGATCAGAGCTTCACTTCAAAAGATGATTCAAGGTTTGATTGCCTTATATATGATTTCGATCTTGACGGGAAATCGGATGTGGTGATAACCAAGGCCATGTATGATAAGAAGAGCGCTATATTTCAAGGTTCTTGGGGTGAGTTCAATAAAACTTATACCTATTGGATGCATTCTACAGGAAGTGCGCTTACCATAGTGCGTTCGGCGACTTCTAACAGAGATGAAGATGCTCTTTCATCCCGCTATCTGGTGGGTGACTTCAACGGTGACGGTCAGATGGAACTGATGAATTATGGTTACAATTGTTATAATAGTAGTAATTCAAACAGAGACCCTGTATGGCGATTATACCCTAATAGTAGTTACAATACAGACAAAGGTAAGGTAACTTCTGTTACCGGTGGCTATGGCAGTGTGACGAATATTACTTATGCCTCCCTTGTCAATGGCGGTATCTATACCAAAGGTACGGGTAGCAGTTATCCTGTTGCCGATTATACTTTGCCTTTGCATGTAGTAAAGAAAGTAAATTCGGATAATGGTGCGGCAGGCAGAACAATGACAACTAACTATCGGTACAGTGGCCTTAAAATGCATTTGCAAGGAAAAGGGCTGTTGGGAATGTCTTCCATGATAGCTGAGAATATGACGTTGGGGACAGTTTCTGAATCTGGTGTAAAAGCATGGAATACTTCCTTCTATATACCATCTGCTACCTATACTAAAAATACCATAGACGGCAGTACGGCTGAAACTAACTCTACGCTGGTTATTGTGGATAAAGGCTCCAGGAAATACTTTGCTTACCCTTCATCTACTACAGAGAAGGATTTGGATGGCAATATGGTTACTACCACTCGTCAGTTCAATACTACCTACGGTTACATGACCCAGGAAAAGGCGGACTATGGCAATAATATGTATCGCACTGTTCAATATGGCGACTATATCCTTGCCGGAAAAACCTATCAGCCCCAGCTGATCACAAAGGTACAGAAGCATACGGACGACTCGTCGACTTTCACGCAGAAGACTGAAATCACGTATAATACCTCTAAAGGATATAAGACGAAGACTGTTGAAAATTATGGTTCCTCTTTACCCTTTACCACCGAATTCACCTACGATACTTGGGGAAACGTGAAGACGGAGAAAATCAGCGGCTCTGGAGTTTCCGCCCTTACCAGCAACTATGATTATGATGCAACGAAACGTTTTATCGCTAAAACTTCTACTAATCCGTCGTCATCCATTATTGCTTATACATATGATACTTGGGGAAATGTCCTGACGGAAACAGACGAAAGTGATACTTCCAATAAGTTAACAACTAGGCATACGTTTGATGGATGGGGGAACAGACTGTCTACTCTTTTTCCCGACGGTACTAAGAGAAGTTATCTGAGTGGTTGGAATGTCAATTCAAGTAAACGATTCTTTACGCTTGCCCAAGCTACGGGAGAGCCCTGGGTAAAAACTTGGTACGACAATCAGGGGCGTGAGGTATTGGTAGAAACAATCGGTCCCAAAAGTATGTCCATTAAAGAGGCTACGACTTATAACAACAAAGGGCTGGTCACTCAGAAAAAGACAGAAACTGGCAATCTTACCACAACGGAGAACTATACGTATGATGCTCGTGGGCGAGTGCTGACCCAAACAAGCAGTGCAGGGAGATCCGTTTCTTACGCTTATGGGAACCGTACAGTATCGAGCACCACAAACGGGAAAACTTATACCCAAGTTTATGATCCCTGGGGTGGAGTGAAATCCGTGACCGATCCGGTTTCCAGCATTGCCTATACTTATAAGTCATTGGGAAAACCTCAAAAGATAGTCACAGGTGGAGCTACTTTCACTATGACCTATTATGACACGGGCAAGCAAAAGACGCTGACCGATCCCAATGCAGGTACCATAACCTATACGTATGACGCTGCCGGACGATTGAAAACTCAGGTTGACGGGAAAGGTAAAACCACGACAAATACCTATGATGTGTTGGGGCGTATGACCTCTTCCGTGGCGGATGGTGTAACTACTACCTATACCTATGGAACGTCCGGCAACAACTTGCTGCGTCTGACAAAGGAACAGACGGGTAATAATTACACGACTTACACGTATGATAATTACGGTCGTACGAGGACTGAGACACGTCAAATAGAAGGAACAGGTGCTTTGGCATTTACTTACTCTTATAACTCACAGGGGCAACTGAGTAATATTGCCTATCCTGGATCTTTGACCGTCAGTCGCAACTATGACGCTTATGGTAATCTGCGACAGGTGCTGGCAGGTACGCAAAATATCTGGGAACTCACGGGAACTACCGGAACTGTCACTACTACCAAACTTGGTGGTACATTGATTTCTACCGAAACCCGTAATTCGCAAGGCTTACTTAGTAACCTGAAGACGATGAAAGGTACTACGTCGCTGCATAATATGAACTATGTGTTTGATGGTGCTACAGGCAATCTTACTTCGCGTACGGGTATGATTGGGCAAACGGAAACCTTCACTTATGACAGCGCAGATCGTTTGACTGTTGTGAAGCAAGGTAGTTCTACAGTCATGAATATGGGTTATCATGCCAATGGCAATATTGTTTCTAAAACAGGCTTGGGTTCATACAGTTATGACAAACCTCATGCGGTAAGTACCGTTGACAATACCGGCGGCCTGATTTCCGAGAATAACCAGACCATTGCGTATACTGCATTTGATAAAGTTTCCTCCATCAGTGAAACGGTCGGTTCGAACAATTACCTGTTGAACATCACGTATGGTCCTGATCGCCAACGTTGGAAATCTACGTTGAAGACGAACAATGCGGTTGCACGTACGACTGTATATGCGGGCGATTATGAGATGGTCACCGAAGGCGGTGTAACGAAACAATTATATTATCTTGGTGGCAATAACGGTTTGGTAGCGGTATATGTGAAACAATCCGGGCAGCCTGATAAGATTTATTATGCCCACAAAGACCATTTGGGCAGTGTTGTGAAGTTGACTGATAATGCAGGTACTGAGGTTTTCAAGGCTTCATACGATGTTTGGGGCAGACGTACGGTAGCTAATAACACCTTCAAGTTCCACCGTGGCTATACGGGACATGAACATCTGGATGAGTTCAAGCTGATAGACATGAACGGCCGTATGTATGATCCGTTACTGGCTCGTTTCTTGAGTCCTGATCCGTTTGTTCAGATGCCTGATTTCTCACAAAATTTCAATAGATATACTTATTGCTTAAATAATCCGTTAATATATACGGATCCGGATGGAGAGTTCTGGCATCTATTTATTGGTGCAGTTATTGGAGGAGCAATAAACTGGGTTGCCAATGGTGCGGATTTAAGCTGGGAAGGATTATCTTATTTTGCTACCGGTGCAGTTTCCGGTGCATTGACTGCCGCTTTCCCCGGTGCCGCTATTGGTATTACCGCCGGTACCGGTGCCGCAAACTCTGCGATTGGTCAAGGTTTTAACAATGGGTGGAAGAATATCAACCTGCAACAAGTTGCGTTTGATGGCATAATGGCTGGT